ATTCCACACCCTCCCTCTCGTCCCACAATGCACTGAGAGTCTCCGGAGGCTGATAGCCCGGTTCCTGGGGATCCAGCGGGTCTTTGGAGAGAAGGATGCTGATGGAGGGCACCGTCCTGTGCACCGTCATCTCCGACGCCCCCCCTTCGCTGCTCTCCCACACCTCTTTCACCACCTTGTACCGCAGTTTGGTCAGCTGGTGCAGAGAGCCCACTTTTCGTTTCATGATCTCAGCACAAGTGATGGTCTTTGTGACTGCACGGCCTGACCCGGTGAAGACCACCTGCCTGAGCCCGCCACCATCACCTCCGCTCACACCTCCCCCACTCACGCCCTTCTCTCCCTGCATCCGTGCCATGGCAAATCCCATTAAATTGCGGATCTTACTTCCCTCCTTCACGCGCATCTCCAGCACCCCAGAGGCCAGTCCTGGAAAGGGACAGGGGCTGTCCTCCTCAGTTCGGCAGACTTTCTTAAACCCTTCCTGCCCTAGTTTGAGTGCAGGGGGAGGGACCGGCAGTGGTGTTGGCTTCAGCGGGCTTGAAACATTGTTGACCACAGCCAGCTGGCCAGCATTGCTGTAAGTTTGATCCTGGTAGACAGAGCAGGTCCCCGGGATTACCCCATTCTCCATTTGGATCGGCCTGTTCACCTCCAGTCCGGGATGAGGCCTGACAGCGTCTCTGGTCAGATACTGGTTCTGGCCACTGACCACTCCACACCCTGTAAACATGTCTCCTGTCCTCAATGCTCCAGCGCAGTGTTAGTCCAGACACACACTTCCCCCACATAGAAAACAGCTCAACATCATTTTCTTATGCATGTGgcactttttctctccctccagtcAACAGCTGTAAAGTTTCAAGACTTCACATAAGAAATATTACCCGGTTCCCCAAGAGTACTATCAATGAAGTCTTTAATGCTCCCTCTCAGAAAGAGCTGGTGAAATAAGATAAACGCCTGGCTGGTGAGTTAAGAGCACTGTCGGGACTATTCAAGATGTTCTTTAAAGAGCATCTCAATTTCATACCACAAATGACTATTTGGAAAGAGCTCTGGAGAtggattaaaaataataaaaagatcaATTAGCCTCTTTCCGTCGTTTGCATGTATTTCATATGGTGCTCTTATCCTTAATAGCTGCAAAAAGATATGGCGTACTTTGTTGATTCTTCTTTAACAAAACTTTTCTAAAGAGAAACTAAAAGCTCATATTAAGACTCCACCTTTTTCTGAGCGATCCAGTCCAGCGCTGTTGATTTTTGATCTGCAGATCATGTCGCCTTCAACTCAAAATTGACCTCTTGGGTTGTCCAGCTGTTTAAGTTCCACCTCCTTGTTTGGTTGTTTTACTCCAGCGTGAGTAGGTGtgtgtctcctctcctcgtGCTCATcttggcgtccacagcagttgAGGCCGGGGTTGCATGGAGGTCTGCACCCGGGGTGTCCTCCCTGGAGCTCTGTCTGGTCTCCAGTGATGCTCTGGGAAGTCTGTTCTGTTccccacaaagagacataaggGACAGGAGCTGCCTCACAAATGCTCACAGGAGGAGTGTCTGTGTGGTTGAGGGGGAGCATGAGGGAAAGGGGAGACAGCCCTCTTAAAGGCGCAGGTCTTTTCATCTTTTAGATGAACACCCCTCCCCTCCACGACTGAAGCCTGCCatctgaggggaaaaaaagagaagggcAGGGCTACTTTGTCCCTTTAAAACCTCGAACGCAGATCCCCGGCAACTTTGTCAATCTCTTTAGAGGACGTTCCAGTGTTCATTGTACATGACTGATTAAACCTGAGTTCTGAAATAGAGACTCAGTCAacctttaaaaatgcattttcagcTGCGAAACAATGAATTAAATTAGCTCGGTTATAATTGAAAACATCCTTCAAAGAGCCACTGAAAGTCAGCAGCATTAAATTGCACTGTACTTTGCCTTTACCCTATTAGATGTTTGTGACCATTACAATTTACATAATGCGGCATTAATGGCTTCATTGTTGAGGCAATCAAGTGGCGCGGTAAGAATGCCTGTCTCTTGAACGCTTGAATTGTTATATTGTTACAAGGCTGGAGAGCCCTTGGAGTGATCAAGGACACGAGGACCACAAAAAGCATGGAGGCATGACTTCCATGTTCAAGGTGCTGTATTAATAGTGACTGTCTTCATTAGTCTGGCGTATCTGTGCAGGTGAGGAGATGGGGCTGACAGGTGGGGGTAATAAGCATCTTAATGGGCTTTCCATCACCAGTGGAGGGCGCTGGCTCGCTCCCTTTCCGCGGCGAGCCGGGCCCAGACAGCTGTAGCGTCGCCCCGTTCAGCCCAGTCTCCTGGCCGACAGGtggatttgtttttgtgtgtgactgacAGATGGGAGAATAGGTAAAGACAGCCCACTGAGGCTGAACCTatgaggctgagagagagaggcagacagtcCTAACTACTCTCTGCTCAGTATATCCCACGGTGCACAGTAGTACACAGACAGTATAAACTCACTGTGGCTCAGCCCAGTCCTTACTGTGAGGCTAATTCACAATGGCATGTGTATTATATTGGATCCCTATGGTAATCAAggaaaaaataaggaaaagccCCCCACATCTCCAGCTCCAAGTGGAAACTGGATGTGAATGTCTTTTTATTAACAGAGTTTGAACCATCATTGAGGAATCAATAGATTGATTGGATCCATGggatgatttaactttttttcttttctaatccGTATGTAAGGGGTGGGAGGGCTATTTATCTCCGGAGCCGTTCCAGACGCTGCAGGGAGACGTAGTGACaaatatctgtctttttttttgtgagctAAAAAGAAAACGGGAGAGAGGGAAGacaagggggaggaggaggaaggtctGTAGCGCTCACCACCAAAGTGATCATTCTGTTGTTTGGGAGAAATTACCCTCATCAGTCATACAGAGATGCACAGCTGCCTAAGGGGATCTGGTAATGTTACTGCATAATAaaccgtgtttgtgtgtgtgcacacgtgtgtgtgttcagagttAGAGACAACGGAAGAAAAGCAAGAGGGCAGGGGGTTAAAGAAGTCAGATTTAACCACAGAGAGGTTAAAATTGATGATAAAAGCAGCTCTGTAATCACCCCCTCCTTACTACACGATGTTGGCACATCATTTATTGCTTCTCAGTTTAACTTCAGGGACCTGTTTGCTGGCGGGAGTGGGATAGATTAAGGAATTCAGCTTGCTGAGTAAAAACGCAGGGTTCTGAGCAAAGTGTCTTCACAACTTTTTGTGTCTCCATCAAAGACAAAACCATCCCCCAGATGGCCGGAGAAAACCATCAGTGCTTTACAGAAGTGCCGTGTATTGACCTTTTTGTGAGCCGAGCCTTTTTTCCTTAAGTGGCTTCATTTAATGATGGGTGGAGGCAGCGGCGGCGCTCACGCTTGGCCACTCACCCCTTCGCACCTCCTCCACAGAGCTGGCCTCTTGCTCCTGTAGCTCTCCAAGCACTTACTCCTCACTTTATCTGACCTTGGCTGGCATCAGTGACAGTCTTGGCATTCTCCCCCCGCACGCTCACTTCCCTGTCTTCCCTCAACAACCACCTTCGGCTTTCTCCTCTGCCCACCAGAATTcaagtaaagaaaaaacatttattccCAAAGACTGTGACAAATAGTAGGGGTTGTGTCttgctcctctccctcttcgCTGTGTACTTCAGACGACTGAAGTGGTTGATGTTATGAATTGTAGGGCTGTcccttttgttgtttgttgcagCACTGCGGAGTCTAGTTGTAGAGAGGGGGCTTGTTGTGCTGTTGTCAGGGCTGCACATAAGACGCAGTGCCTCGCTGTGACAGCCGGTCGCTCACTTTACG
Above is a genomic segment from Sebastes umbrosus isolate fSebUmb1 chromosome 2, fSebUmb1.pri, whole genome shotgun sequence containing:
- the LOC119501302 gene encoding uncharacterized protein LOC119501302, whose amino-acid sequence is MFTGCGVVSGQNQYLTRDAVRPHPGLEVNRPIQMENGVIPGTCSVYQDQTYSNAGQLAVVNNVSSPLKPTPLPVPPPALKLGQEGFKKVCRTEEDSPCPFPGLASGVLEMRVKEGSKIRNLMGFAMARMQGEKGVSGGGVSGGDGGGLRQVVFTGSGRAVTKTITCAEIMKRKVGSLHQLTKLRYKVVKEVWESSEGGASEMTVHRTVPSISILLSKDPLDPQEPGYQPPETLSALWDEREGVESASQTACKRPLGPLPYSSFPHCKRVCLGEGVSVRPPH